A region of Anolis sagrei isolate rAnoSag1 chromosome 2, rAnoSag1.mat, whole genome shotgun sequence DNA encodes the following proteins:
- the SLC25A46 gene encoding mitochondrial outer membrane protein SLC25A46 isoform X3, whose product MYSINKTQGPRALWKGMGSTFIVQGITLGAEGIISEFTPLPRELSYKWSPKQIGEHLVLKGLSYMIAMPFYSASLIETVQSEIIRDNTGILDCLKEGIGRALGFGVPHSKRLLPLLALTFPTVLHGVLHYIISSAVQKLVLFFLKKENSHNLATDNSSSVQSMLDAYFPELIASFAASLCADVILYPLETVLHRLHIQGTRTIIDNTDLGYEVLPINTQYEGMRDCINTIKREEGVLGFYKGFGAVVVQYTLHVAILQFTKILYSTLLQNVS is encoded by the exons ATGTATAGCATCAATAAGACCCAG GGACCCAGAGCTCTTTGGAAAGGAATGGGAAGTACATTCATTGTTCAGGGCATAACTCTTGGAGCAGAAGGCATCATCAGTGAATTCACCCCTTTGCCAAG AGAGCTCTCATATAAATGGAGTCCCAAGCAAATTGGAGAACATCTTGTCCTGAAAGG GTTGTCTTACATGATTGCAATGCCTTTTTATTCAGCAAGTCTGATTGAAACTGTGCAA AGTGAAATCATTCGGGATAATACTGGCATTTTGGATTGCCTGAAAGAGGGCATCGGCAGGGCACTGGGCTTTGGGGTGCCCCATAGCAAGCGACTACTCCCTCTCCTGGCATTGACCTTTCCAACAGTTCTGCATGGCGTgctgcattatattattagttcTGCTGTACAGAAGTTAGTCCTCTTTTTTCTCAAGAAGGAGAATTCCCACAACCTGGCAACAGACAACTCCAGTTCAGTCCAAAGTATGTTGGATGCTTACTTTCCAGAACTTATTGCTAGCTTTGCTGCCAGCCTTTGTGCCGATGTCATTCTCTACCCGTTGGAGACAGTCTTGCACCGCCTCCACATTCAAGGGACACGCACCATCATTGACAATACGGACCTTGGGTATGAAGTTCTTCCCATCAATACTCAGTACGAAGGAATGAGAGACTGTATCAATACCATAAAGCGGGAAGAAGGAGTATTGGGATTTTATAAAGGGTTTGGGGCTGTAGTTGTACAGTACACATTACACGTTGCTATACTGCAGTTCACTAAAATTCTTTATTCCACACTGCTTCAGAACGTTTCTTAA
- the SLC25A46 gene encoding mitochondrial outer membrane protein SLC25A46 isoform X2, with amino-acid sequence MGVVVLQEQLNRFAGFGIGLASLFTENVLAHPCIVLRRQCQVNYHAKNYHLTPFTIINIMYSINKTQGPRALWKGMGSTFIVQGITLGAEGIISEFTPLPRELSYKWSPKQIGEHLVLKGLSYMIAMPFYSASLIETVQSEIIRDNTGILDCLKEGIGRALGFGVPHSKRLLPLLALTFPTVLHGVLHYIISSAVQKLVLFFLKKENSHNLATDNSSSVQSMLDAYFPELIASFAASLCADVILYPLETVLHRLHIQGTRTIIDNTDLGYEVLPINTQYEGMRDCINTIKREEGVLGFYKGFGAVVVQYTLHVAILQFTKILYSTLLQNVS; translated from the exons TTTGTTTACAGAGAATGTGTTGGCTCATCCTTGCATCGTTCTGCGTCGGCAGTGTCAG GTGAATTATCATGCCAAGAATTATCATCTCACACCATTTACAATCATCAATATTATGTATAGCATCAATAAGACCCAG GGACCCAGAGCTCTTTGGAAAGGAATGGGAAGTACATTCATTGTTCAGGGCATAACTCTTGGAGCAGAAGGCATCATCAGTGAATTCACCCCTTTGCCAAG AGAGCTCTCATATAAATGGAGTCCCAAGCAAATTGGAGAACATCTTGTCCTGAAAGG GTTGTCTTACATGATTGCAATGCCTTTTTATTCAGCAAGTCTGATTGAAACTGTGCAA AGTGAAATCATTCGGGATAATACTGGCATTTTGGATTGCCTGAAAGAGGGCATCGGCAGGGCACTGGGCTTTGGGGTGCCCCATAGCAAGCGACTACTCCCTCTCCTGGCATTGACCTTTCCAACAGTTCTGCATGGCGTgctgcattatattattagttcTGCTGTACAGAAGTTAGTCCTCTTTTTTCTCAAGAAGGAGAATTCCCACAACCTGGCAACAGACAACTCCAGTTCAGTCCAAAGTATGTTGGATGCTTACTTTCCAGAACTTATTGCTAGCTTTGCTGCCAGCCTTTGTGCCGATGTCATTCTCTACCCGTTGGAGACAGTCTTGCACCGCCTCCACATTCAAGGGACACGCACCATCATTGACAATACGGACCTTGGGTATGAAGTTCTTCCCATCAATACTCAGTACGAAGGAATGAGAGACTGTATCAATACCATAAAGCGGGAAGAAGGAGTATTGGGATTTTATAAAGGGTTTGGGGCTGTAGTTGTACAGTACACATTACACGTTGCTATACTGCAGTTCACTAAAATTCTTTATTCCACACTGCTTCAGAACGTTTCTTAA